One Lucilia cuprina isolate Lc7/37 chromosome 4, ASM2204524v1, whole genome shotgun sequence DNA segment encodes these proteins:
- the LOC111690594 gene encoding choline transporter-like 2 → MMDNDNVDPRVFMRNCDSMIDPRTSVRYSVNNTPVTPAISRSLSYHTQISAKNEIPITLQEEQNAPLKRQASAKFRPINHKKHSCTDVHCLLIFICFIIGWIYIATYALSQGNLNKLLIPTDSKNAKCGLDSGVRDKKMLFFYNLDKCLDPLTPITGCNTKQICVKECPKTSFIWQENTDQTNLSTLKEKLICDSTVNKQKLKSLLDVKKSIENDLCSGWYLESKPLFNHCVWDLSDELCEILPKKLTGRNRRSDLTPVNFIDFKPVATKLAEFGKSIKSVCNKQHHNTSSNMIAFKEKIKKTNSNFNRIIAAIISKFNYSGKEILAEHIADDLKNSWKVIVFAFFIHLFAVLLFITLLRWLAEPLVWVSICGVIFGLGYSFYYSFRQYRLWSTEAHVPKHATNLQAKVQNILENGDVWLYVTMILGALLTIIVLIVIVIRKRIKIAVAIIKEASRAITNIKSSIFFPIFPAILNILVATMSIIILLHLGSIGDYSFIMARRNITETTEQCVCTGPELQKPYKLGDACDPALFEEYCRNENNELCMQTSCSFNEIIKDRKTNWFMLLNIFGVLWVTFFISAYEDMVLACTFSLWYWTFNKKNIPKFPLLKAMWITTVYHLGTLAFGALVLSICRMIRYMLELIEKKAKAYNNTITRAILCCMKFFFWLLENFLRFLNRNAYITCAIHSTSFCESSRKAFSLITQNLLRVYAVDKVSDFLFFLSKILVTGCTSFTTFIALKAYPDIIIIHYPEVPVALVAILSYIMAHFIFSTYSMAVDTLFFCFLQDSTENDGSAENPFFMSKELRKLLGKSKIKRKKLQG, encoded by the coding sequence ATGATGGATAATGATAACGTAGATCCCAGGGTATTTATGAGAAATTGTGATAGTATGATTGATCCTAGAACATCTGTAAGATACTCTGTTAACAACACTCCTGTAACTCCAGCAATATCCAGAAGTTTATCGTATCATACGCAAATATCTGCAAAAAATGAAATACCTATAACACTGCAGGAAGAGCAAAATGCTCCTTTAAAAAGACAAGCCAGTGCTAAATTTCGGccaataaatcataaaaaacataGTTGCACAGACGTGCACtgtctgttaatttttatatgttttataatcGGTTGGATATATATAGCAACGTATGCCTTATCCCAAggaaacttaaataaattactaattCCAACAGATTCAAAAAATGCTAAATGCGGCTTGGACTCTGGAGTTCGtgacaaaaaaatgttatttttctacaatttgGATAAGTGTCTTGATCCATTGACACCCATTACAGGATGTAATACCAAACAAATATGTGTAAAAGAGTGCCCCAAAACATCTTTTATATGGCAAGAAAACACGGATCAGACTAATTTAAGCACCTTAAAGGAAAAACTTATTTGTGATTCCACGGTGAACAAACAAAAGTTGAAGAGCTTGTTAGAtgttaaaaaatctatagaGAATGATCTTTGTAGTGGCTGGTACTTAGAAAGTAAACCTTTATTTAATCATTGTGTATGGGATCTTTCCGACGAATTGTGCGAAATATTGCCCAAGAAGTTGACAGGACGAAACCGTAGATCGGATTTAACACCAGTAaactttattgattttaaacCTGTCGCAACAAAATTAGCCGAATTCGGTAAAAGCATAAAATCGGTGTGTAATAAACAACATCATAATACGTCATCAAACATGATCGCTTTCAaagaaaagattaaaaaaacgaattccaattttaatagaattataGCCGCAATTATCTCGAAATTCAATTATAgtggtaaagaaattttagcTGAGCATATAGCAGATGACTTAAAAAATTCATGGAAAGTTATagtgtttgctttttttatacatctttttgcggttttattatttataacacttttgcGCTGGCTAGCCGAACCCCTGGTGTGGGTTTCGATATGCGGTGTTATTTTTGGTCTGGgttattcattttattatagttttcgtCAGTATAGACTGTGGAGCACAGAAGCCCATGTACCAAAACATGCAACGAATCTGCAGGCGAAAGTTCAAAACATTTTGGAAAATGGCGATGTTTGGCTGTATGTAACAATGATTCTTGGAGCGCTCCTCACAATTATTGTATTAATAGTAATTGTAATCCGGAAGCGTATAAAAATTGCTGTGGCTATTATTAAGGAAGCGAGTAGAGCAATAACGAATATAAAATCAtcaatattttttccaatatttccaGCAATTCTTAATATTCTTGTGGCGACAATGTCAATAATTATTCTGCTACATCTTGGTTCTATTGGCGATTACTCTTTTATAATGGCACGTCGCAACATCACTGAAACTACTGAACAATGTGTTTGTACAGGACCCGAATTGCAGAAACCGTATAAACTTGGTGATGCATGTGATCCAGCTTTGTTCGAAGAATACTGCCGCAACGAAAATAATGAATTATGCATGCAAACTTCGTGCAGTTTCAATGAGATTATAAAAGATCGAAAAACCAATTGgtttatgttattaaatatttttggtgtcCTATGGGTAACGTTTTTTATATCGGCCTATGAAGACATGGTTTTGGCCTGTACATTCTCACTGTGGTATTGGACTttcaacaagaaaaatataCCTAAATTCCCGCTACTAAAGGCTATGTGGATAACAACTGTTTATCATTTAGGTACTTTAGCTTTTGGAGCCCTAGTTTTGTCCATTTGTCGCATGATAAGGTATATGTTAGAACTCATTGAAAAGAAGGCGAAAGCATACAATAATACAATAACACGCGCCATCCTATGttgtatgaaatttttcttttggctGCTTGAGAATTTCCTTCGTTTTCTTAACCGAAATGCTTACATAACATGTGCCATTCATAGTACCAGTTTCTGTGAAAGCTCTCGAAAAGCTTTTAGTCTAATTACTCAAAATCTTTTACGTGTTTATGCGGTAGATAAGGTAtcggattttctttttttcctttcaaaaattttagtaaCAGGTTGCACGTCATTTACAACTTTTATCGCTTTGAAGGCATATCCAGatataataattatacattATCCTGAGGTTCCAGTTGCACTGGTAGCCATACTATCCTATATTATGGCTCATTTCATATTTAGCACATATTCAATGGCGGTAGATACtttattcttttgtttcttACAAGACTCAACGGAAAACGATGGCTCAGCTGAAAATCCATTCTTTATGTCAAAAGAATTGAGAAAATTGTTGggaaaatccaaaataaaacgaaaaaaattgcaAGGTTAA